The sequence TACCCCACTGGCCGGCGCCGGTTTCGGTGGTCAGGCGGCGCACGCCTTCCAGCTTGTTGTAGTAGGCTTGGGCGATGGCCGTATTCGGCTTATGGGAGCCGGCCGGGGAAAGGGACTCGTTCTTGTAGTAGATTTTGGCCTTGGTTCCCAAAGCTTTTTCCAACCGGTGCGCCCGGACCAGGGGCGTGGGTCGGAACAGACGATAGATGTCCCAGACCGGTTCCGGGATGTCGATCCAGCGTTGGGAGGACATCTCCTGCTCGATGATGGACATGGGAAAAATCGCAGCCAGTTTTTCCGGCCCCAGAGGCTGTTGGGTGGCGGGGTCCAGCGGCGGCACCAGAGGCGGGGAAAGGTCCGGCAACACGTTGTACCACTGGCGGGGCATGTCCTTCTCGGGCAAATTGATGCGATATTCCATGAAACGGGTCTCCTGCTGGGTCGATGTTTATAAGTTGGCGAGTTTCCGTGAAGCCGTGAAAGCCGAAGGAGTTTTTTGGCCGGAAGGCGTGAAACTGTCAACATGCGCCGGAAATGCTCTCGTTAGGAGAGAAGACCTGTTGGTCAGCTGGCTGGAGGAGGGAGTCGGAGAATACGTTCCACGATGGCGGTGGTGGAAAAGCCCGGCAACAGGTCGAGACTGAAAACCTCGCCGCCCCAGGAAGCGACCTCGATCGCGCCGACAATGCGATCCTTGGCCCAATCGCCGCCCTTGATGAGTACATCGGGTTGAATGGCTTTGATCAGTTCCAGCGGAGTGTCCTCCTCAAAAGCGACCACGGCATCCACGCATTCCAGGCCAGCCAGGACATAGGAGCGCTGCTCAAGAGGCGTGATTGGTCGCGAAGAACCTTTTAGCCTGGTGATGGACGCGTCGCTGTTCAGACCGACGACCAACATGTCGCCATGGGCGCGGGCGCGGCGTAGCAGATGAACATGGCCGGCGTGCAGGATGTCGAAGCAGCCGTTGGTGAAGACGAGGGGACGTGGATGGGCGCGTTCGCGTCCGCAAAACGCGTCCAGAGATTGAATTTTCGGGTGTGTGAGTTTTGATGGGGCCATCAGTTTTTGGAAAAAGACTCGAATCGCTGGACAGCGCTGGTATTCAGCTTGAAGGTCAGGGCGTAGAGATGGTGGAAAAAATCGACGTATTCCACGAAGACATGGTCCGGAACATGAATGCGGGCGGCGGAAAAGTTCAGAATGCAGTGGATGTCGGATTCCACCAGGTAGTTGGCGGCGCGCTGGGCGCGATCCGTGGGCGTGGTGATAATGCCGATTTCGATGCGCATATCCTTGACGTTTTCCTTCATACGTCGCGGACACATCACTTCCAGGCCGGCGATGGTTTCCCCGATCTTGAACGGATCGCAGTCAAAGGCGGCTACTACTTGGAATCCACGTTTCGGGAAGCCTTTGTAGCGAAGCAGGGAGCGTCCAAGATTACCGACGCCGATCAGGGCGGTGCGCCAAATGCGATCCGTGCCCAGGGAAACCTTGATGGACTGGATCAGTTTGGCGACGTAATAACCGACACCACGGACGCCGAATTCTCCGAAGTAGGCTAGATCTTTGCGAATTTGAGACGGGTTGACGTCACAGGCGCGAGCAAGCGCCTCGGAGGAGACGACTTCGATCTCTTCGTCGTTCAGCGCTTCGAGTACCTGGAGATACACGGCCAGGCGCTGGATCGTGGCCCTGGGAATGTGTTTGCTTTTCACAGGTATGCGTGACGAGTTGTGAAATTATGAACATGTTTGCGGCCAAAAAAGACCGCCCCCATTGTCGAGAGCGGTCTTCTTTGATCTTCGATCGAAGAAATGTGCCGTGTTAGCCGACGAAGGGGTTGGCGAACAGCAGGATCAGGTTCACGACCAGGGCGTAAATGGCCAAGGATTCGATGAAGGCCATACCCAGAAGCAGGGTAACGGTGATCTTTCCGCTGGCTTCAGGGTTGCGGGCGGTGCCTTCGCAGGCTGCCTTCAGGCCGAGGCCCTGACCGATACCGCAACCAAAAGCAGCAATACCCATGCCCAGAGCGGTGGCGATGGCGATCATGGAGATGGTGCCGGGATCGACATCAGCGGCAAAGGCAACGGAAGCCAGACCCATCAGGGCAACGGTGTTCAGGGCGATCAGAAACAGTTTACGCATTGGACTACGTCCTCCTTGAGAAGTGTGTTATTGTTTTGGTCAAATGACCATTTCCCCCGAGGGATTAGTGGGCTTCCTCAAAAGCTCCCTTGAGGTACATCAGGGAGAGCATGAAGAAGATGAACGCCTGCATGGACTTCATGAGCACGAAGAGCATGAAGATGGGCAGGGAGCCAAGAATCGGCGCCAGGAAGAACATCAGGGCGATGACGATTTCCTCGCCGCGAATGTTTCCGAAAAGTCGCAACGTGAGAGACAGCGGCCGAGCCAAGTGGCTGATGAGCTCAATGGGCAACATAAGAGGGGCCAGCCACCAGAAGGGGCCGGTAAAATGCTTGATGTAGTGCAGGCCGTGGAGCTTGAATCCCCAGTAATTGTAATAGAGGAACACGAAAATGGCCATGCCCACGTTGGTGTTGATGTTGGCCGTGGGAGCGTCCGCTCCGGGAATCAGGCCGGAGAGGTTGCAGAAGAGGATGTAGATGAACAGGGTGAAGAGCACCGGAAACACCTTGCGGCCGGCTTCGCCCATGTTCTGGACGACAAAGTCCTCCATGCCGCCGATCAGCGCCTCCCAGACGTTTTGACTTTTTCCCGGGACGAGGGTGAGCCTCCTGGTGGCAAGCCAGCCCAGAAAAATCAGCGCGGCGATAATGACCCACGAGTACACGATATGAATGTACTCCTTGGGAAAATTTATCCCCACAGCATCCAGGCCTTCTTTCAAAATTAGAACGTATTGAATGTCTCCAGCCATCTTGGTCAAGCCTCCTTCACTTTTTGCCGGTGAAACCGGAACACGCCCCAGAACAGAATATTCACGACGACCGTCGACAACCCGGCAATCAGAGCCGTCAGAGGCAGGCCAGCCCAGATGATCAATCCGAACAGCGCAATGCCGCTTAACGCAAGTCGTCCGTAAAACCGAATCAGCGAGACGGCGACGGCGCCGTCAGGGTGATGAACAATGGATTGCAACCCTTTTGCCAGCATCCAGAAGTTCATCGTGCTGAGCACGCACCCCGCACCAAAGGCCAGAGCCCATGGCGCCAGCCCGGAGAAGGCCATCAGGGAGCATCCTAAAAATAAAAAATACAGCTGGTTGCGAACCAGAATGCGCACGTCGTCCAGGTAGAATCCGTTGCGCCGTAAAAAGACCTCAATCCTGAGGTTTGTTCTGTCGAGCGGCCGCATCCTGCTTGTCCAACTCCCTCTGAATCTTCCTGGTTTCCATGTACATGTTCTTGAAGCCGGCGATGATCCCGAAAACCAAGAAAAGCAGAAACAGCGTGGGTTTGGTGTCCAACCATTTGTCCAGGTACCACCCGATGAGCGCACCCACGAATGTCGACGCGACAAGGTGGATGCCCAGAAGACCGGCCTGGGAGAACGGCTGCATCAGGTCTTTGTACTTGGACTTGGATCGAAATAACATATTTATTTTCGGTACTCTAAGTGTGAATGCCGTGCGTTCCCGCTGTGTCAATCCAATACAGCCTCGGAAGGGAAATCTTATCGTCTGGCCTGTCCCGTCCTGTCTCTTCGTGCAAACATTCACATGCCCACGGCGTCTATCACAGCGCTCCGGAGCAAGTCAACGAGGTCGACGAAAAAAAACAACGTGGCCGACTTCGAAAAGCATCTTTTGTGGCGCTGGTTTTTCGAAGGCTTGCGCCTGCGGGCGTCATAGCGGGATGACAAGTATCCTGGAAGCGAATAGAAATCCCTCTTGCCCGACATGGTGCGCTGTCTGAGGCGACTGGCGATCGAATGTCGTCCTGCCCGTCACAGTTCCACCCGTAGCGGGGGACTTCCCTGAAATCAACAAAAATTACTGGAATCGTTTGGAGGAAACCGGAATTTATCATGTCCATATCTACACCATTACCTTCCCAAAGTTTGCGCGCGCGACTTGACCCCGAGCACATCGGCTTCGCCGACAGCACCGAGATCCCCTGCGCGGACCTTGCGCCGCCCATGCAGCCCAGGGCCTTGCACGCCCTGGAGTTGGGCCTGAACATCCCCAAAAAGGAATACAATATCTTCGTGGTTGGTGAGCCGCAACTCGGTCGGACATATCTTGTTCAGAATTACCTGACCCCTCGCGCCGCGCAACGTCCGACTCCACCGGATTGGGTCTACGTTTTCAATTTTGAGGATCCGGATCGCCCACTGGCCATTTCACTGGCTCCAGGCGCGGCCAAGGCGTTCAAGACCGAGCTGGCCGCCGTGGTGCACCGCATCCGCGACGAAGTGCCGAATCGTTTCACCCAGGACCAATATTTACGGCAAAAGGAAAAGCTGGTCCGCCAGTTTCAAAACTCCAAGGAGGAGTTGATTCTCCAGATGGAGGAGCAGGCCGACGGGCACGGGTTTAACCTCTCCTTTGACGAGCAGGGCAATGTCAATCTTTTCCCCGTGGTGGACGGGAAGGTTTTGAACAGCGGCGACGTGGAGAAATTGGAACCGGGTGTGCGGTTGAAGCTGCGCAACGAAGGTGATCAAACCTTGGACGCGATGCTCGGCCTGCTGCGCCAGATCAACGCTCGTGAACAGGATTTACGGGACGCGGAACGCAATCTGGAGCGAGACGTGCTGGAACAGGTGCTGGTGGAAGCGCTGGAGCCGTTCATCGTCCAGCATGCCGAGCACGAACGCCTTCACGCCTTTTTGTCGGCTCTGCGCGGGGATCTGCTGGACAACCTGGATCAGTTCAAGCCGAAAGAACCGGTGGCCCCTGGCGGAGGTCCAGAGGCCATGGCTTCCAACGAAGGCTTTTTCGACCGGTACATGGTCAACCTGTTCGTTGACCACAGCCGGTTGGACGGAGCGCCGATCATCATCGAGGACAATCCCACGTTTTTTAACCTTCTTGGCTGCATCGAGCGCGAGGCGGAATGGGGGGCCCTGTTCACCGACTTTTCCCTGCTCAAGCCCGGGGCCTTGCACCGGGCCAACGGCGGCTTTCTGGTCCTGCACATCGAAGACGTTCTCCAGCATCCCCAGGCCTGGGAGGGTCTTTTGCGGGCACTGCGCTCCATGCAGATCCGGATCGAAGACCCCGGTGACCATCACGAGACGATCCGCACCAAGACCATCACTCCGGAACCCATCGCCTTGGACGTGAAGGTGATTCTCGTGGGCACGGACGAGGCCTACGACTTGCTTTTGGCCTACGACGACCGGTTTCCCAAGCTGTTCAAGATCAAGGGACAGATCCAGGACACCGTGACCCGGGACGCGGATTCCATCCACAAGTACGTTCAGACCATGGGGCGGATGATCCGCGAGGATGAACTGCTGCCTTTCGACCGGGAGGCCCTGGCCTGGCTGGTGGACTTCGCCTCCAGGCTGGCCGAGGATCAGAAGAAATTGTCCCTGCGTCTGCCCATTGTCCGCGAACTGATGATCGAGGCCTCGGCCATGGGAACCATGCGCCAGGCCCCCATGGTCGACAGGCGAACCTTGGAGGAGGCCTGGGAGGCCCGCAACTACCGGGCCAATCTGTACGAAGAGGAATTTTTGTCCGAGTACGACCGCCAGCTGATCAAGGTGGCCACCACCGGCAGCGCCGTGGGCCAGGCCAACGGTCTGTCCGTCTCGTTCCTGGGGGACTACGAGATGGGGCTGCCGCATCAGATTTCGTGCAGCGTCGGCGTCGGACACGGCGGGATCATCGACTTGGAGCGGGAAGCCGAACTCGGCGGACCGATCCACACCAAGGGCATGATGATTCTCAAAAGCTACCTGCTCAAGCTCTTTGCCCAGAACAAGCCCGTGGTCCTCACCGCCAGCCTCTGTTTCGAGCAAAGTTACGCCCAGGTGGACGGCGACTCCGCCTCGGGCGCGGAACTGGCCGCGCTGATCTCGGCCCTTTCCGGTCGCCCGAACAACCTGGCCCTAGCTTTCACCGGCGCGGTCAGTCAATCCGGGGCGATCATGGCCGTGGGCGGAGTGACGCGCAAGGTGGAGGGCTTTTTCGAGGTCTGCCGCCGTCGCGGCTTGACCGGAAGCCAGGGAGTAATTCTGCCCGAGGACAACGTGGTCCATCTGATGCTCAAACAGGACGTGATCCAGGCCGTGGAAGAAGGGCGATTCCACATCTACCCGGTCTGCTGCATCGAAGAAGCTTTGGAGATCCTGACCGGGCTGCCGGCCGGGCGGCGGCTGAAAAACGGTTCCTTCTCCGCCGGCAGCCTGTACCGTTTCGCGGACGACCGGCTCAAGGAGTTGGAAGAACTGGCCACCCGTGACTCTTCGTCGCGAAAGCCGCGTCGGGCGTCGGCCAAGACGAAGAAGCCCGCCGCGACGGCGTCTCTCTCCAAAGCCAAGGTGCGGCGGCCTCGAGGATAATCCCGTGGGCGTCCGGTTGTCCGTGATCATCCCCGTCTTTCGGGAGGAACGGGGCATCACGGCGCTGGTGGACCATTTGGCCACCCACGCTCTGAAAGAAATAGCGGAAATCCTGGTCGTGGACGGCGATTCGGAGCGGCGAACCCTGGCCGTTCTCGACGGCCGGGACGTGGTCCGGATCGGCTCTGGTGCCGGGCGGGCGCGTCAGATGAACGCCGGAGCCGCCCAAGCGCATGGGGACGTGTTGCTTTTTCTGCACGCGGACACCCGCTTGCCGACCGGCGCCGATACGTTGATCTTTCAGGCCTTGGCAGATCCCAGGGCGGTGGGCGGAGCCTTCAGGCTGGCCGTGGACTCGCCCCGTTCGGCCTTACGCCTGATCGCCGCCGCGGCGAATCTGCGCACTTGGCTGACCAGGGTTCCATATGGCGATCAGGCCATTTTCCTGCGCCGCGCGACCTTCGAGAAACTGGGAGGATACGCGGACATTCCCCTGATGGAGGACCTGGAACTGATGCGCCGGGTTCGACGCAAGGGATGGCCCGTGGTTCTGCTTCGTGAAGCCGCGTTCACTTCGGCCCGGCGCTGGGAACAGGAAGGCGTCTGGCGCTGCACCTTGCGCAACTGGGGCGTTCGGTTGCTCTATCACTTGGGCGTCTGTCCCGGGAGATTACGGCAATTTTATCCCATCGCCGAGTCCGTCGACTCAGACACTCACCCTTCCCCGACCGGCGGTGATCGGTCGGATTCCACTGCCGCATGAGCCTTTCAGACTGCGTGGTCGTAATGATCAAGTATCCGCGGCCCGGGCAGGTGAAGACCCGCTTGGTCGCGATATTGGGAGAGGAGAACGCGGCTGCTTTGTATCGGTGTTTTGTCCAGGACGTCTTGCGCACCGTGGACGCCTTGGCCGTACAAACTCTGCTGAGCATCGTCCCTTGGACCATGCGCGCGGATTTCGCGGCGTGGCTGGGAAGTGAGCGCCAATTCCTGCCCCAGGTCGGACCTGACCTCGGTGCGAGGATGGACGACGCCTTTTTCCGGGCCTTCGAGGCGGGACACGACCGGGTGGTGCTCATCGGAAGCGATCTGCCGGATTTGCCCGGCAGCTTGCTGGTCGAGGCATTCCGGGCCTTGGATCGCCATGATGTCGTCCTCGGTCCGGCCCGTGACGGCGGTTTTTACCTGCTCGGGTGGACGCGATGGACTTTTCGCCCAGGCCTGTTCGCCGCCGTCTCCTGGAGTACTCCGACGGTTCTTGCCGAATGCCGGGCGGCCTTGCTTCGAAGCGGCCTGGAGCCGTGTTTTTTGGCATCCTGGTCCGATGTGGACGATGAAGCGGGACTTCGACAACTTCTTCAGCGAAATCTCCTGCCCGGTGATGCGGCTACTCGAACATTCTTGGACTCGTGGGACGCGAGCGCCTCTTGATTTCAGAGTGCGCCCCGGCTACGGAGAAATAAGAATCTTCTGAACATCTGGAGCGTGTTTGGTTTCGTCGATGCAAAAGCCTACCCCGTCCTCACCTCCCTCTTCAACCATGAGGAGATCTTCGGTTCAGCCGACCAAGCCGTTGGTTTCGCCGTCGGCGGCTCCGTCCGGCGGCGCGCCTGGAAGTCTGCTGCCCGCGTACGTCATCGCCACGTCCAGTGACGTCAACTATGAGCATGACAGGGAAAACTTGCGTAAGGTCGGGCTGGTCATGAGCTGTAGACTGACCTCGGCGGGAGCTGTTCTTGATTTCATCCGGCACAACTCCATCCAGACCCTCATTCTCGACTCCTCGGTCTCCGGTTGCCCTTTGCACGAGTTGATCTTTCAGATTCGTAAATATTTGCGCGGGACCCCTCTGAACATGATCGTCATTTCGGATGTTTCCGACGAAGGTTTCGTCATTGACGCCATCACGGCGGGGTGTACGGGGTTCATCATCCGTCCATATACGCTTGAGACGCTCATACGCCATGCTAAAGTCAAGCCTGAGGCAGACACTATCCAGGTGAGTGAGGAGCTGTTGTCGCAAGGCCAGGAAAACCTTGCGAAGGGCGACTACGATGCGGCCATCCAGGAATTCGAGGAGATCGTCGCCGGAAATACCAATGATGAGAACGATGAAGCCCGTAAGTATTTTGATATGGGCATGCAATATCTGCTGGATCGCAAGTTCGGCAAAGCTATTGTCGCCTTCAACAATGCTCTCCGATTAAACAATTTGTTTATCAAGGCATACGAAGGTCTTGCCGAAGCATACCGTGGTCGGGAGGACATGAAGAATTATCAGATCTATCTGCAAAAAGCCGCTGATGAATACGCCCGTCTGGATCAGTTCGCCGAGGTCAAACGTGTTTTCGCCAAGATCACCAAATATGACATTCACGCCCCCAACGCCTACAATACCCTGGGCATTGAACTGCGTCACAAGAAAATGTACGTCGAGGCCGTTCACGCCTATATCAACGCTCTCAAGTTATCTCCGAGAGACGAGAACATCTATTACAATCTGGCCAAGGCCCAGATGTTCGCGAGACGCTATGATGACGCCTTGCTCAGTATCCGCAAGTGCTTGCAATTGAATAAAGACCATTCCGAGGCCCAGGATTTGTATCGGCTCTTCACCAAGGTGGAATGGAGCGATGACAAAAACGCTCCGGTGGCTGCTGATAACAAAACACTTGATAAAATCGCGAACGACTGATGTCTCCACTTCGTCAATCCGATATTCGCGCCTGTCCGGTTTGCGGCAAGATGGTCCACCGGCCGGATGAACGGCACACCCTGTTTCACTGCCGCAACTACCTGCTCAAACAGTTGTATCAGGAAGCCAGTCCCTCGCGGCGAGCCTCTCTTCAGGAACGGGTTGACTCCTTGAACGAGCGGCTCTCTTTGAAAGGGCAGAATCTGATCGACACTTGAGCAAAGCAAAAAAGGCGGCTCAGGACAATACGGAATAGACCGCGCCCACGAAGATCAGGCTGATGACCCGCAGGCCCTGGTTCCAGAAGATCAGTTTCGCGGCTAGGGCCGGTTTAAATATTCCGGCGTAGTACGGGAACTGGTGCCGCACGGCTCGCATGGGCGAGGAAAGGATGTTGCCCACCAGGAGGGCAAGCACGACCTCTTTCTGGCTCAGACTTCCCGCTGAGAGCAACGCTCCGGCGGCGGCGGCTCCGGCGGAAAACTCGGCGGCCATCTGGAAGACCACGACGCTCACGGCCTGTGGTGAAAGCCAGGACAGCCATCCCAGGTTTTGGGCCATGAATTCTTCCACCGCTCTAAACGCGCCCCAGCGATTGAGCAGGAAAAAGCAGACGTAAATCGGCACGGTGATGGACAGAACCCGAAGGATGCGTTTTTTGAATCGCTGGACCGTGCGCTTAATGGCATCCTTGAATGAAACCGGGCCTTTTTCATCCAGTCGGCAGGAAACGCATCGCTCTATGGGCGGGGGCAGGAAGAATCGGGAAAACAGCAAAATGAACACGGTCCGCAACATGGCCGACCCGATGGTCAACCCCAGATAGACCCCGGCAGCCGCCCCGATCAGCGGGACCAGAATGAAAAAGACGCTGGGCAGATGGAGAAAGTACGTGGGTAGGCTGTTGAACAGGTTGCTCATGATCAGTTCACGGCGACTGATGCGGCCCTGTTCGTAAGCGTCGGCAAGCATGGAGTTCGCCGAAATCCCGGAGAAGAAGGCCAGGGAAAAACTGGCTCCGGCAATGTCCGAAAGCCGCCCCAGGCGCAGCAAGGGCGAGACGCCGGCGGCGACCACCCTGGTCCAGTTCAAGGCCTCGATCAGCTGGCCGACAAGCAAGCCCAGACTTATGAACATGGTTAGTTTGAGCAGAGGCCAGATCAAGGCCGACCAGATTTCCAAAACGTCCATGGGTGTTTTTGCTTCCAGTGAGGTTGATATTCAAGATGTTTTGGGCCATTGTCCCCTCCAGATGGTCGGCATCTTTGGCGGAAAAATTCCTTAATTGTCCGAAATGTCATGTCAAGACTTGCCACGGAGGGGGGATTGCGGTTAGGCAGTCTGCTGTCTCGGAGTGGTTCTTTCAATCTTTTGTTCGCTTCGTCGAAGCATTCATTGTCACCTCGGCGAATCCGGCAGGTTGCCGTTTCTTCGCGCATACGAAGCAAGATCTTGAAATTTTTGCCGTTCCTTCGCGAGTGAAAGTCGACATGACGTTCTTCTCCGCGTGCCCACGATCAGATGGTCGCGGGTGAATGTTTTCATGCCGGAGGCATTTATGAAACGCAACACCTACATACCTCGATCACGTCCGTCTTCACCACAGGGAATTCGGTGGAGGCGGGTTTTTTTCGTGATCGCCTTGCTTTTGGCTTTGCCCAAGTTGGCCATGCTGACCTTTTCCTATATGACGGAAGGGCAGCCCCCCATCTTTTCATCCTCTCTTGACGAGTCGAAAAATATCGAACTGGTCGTCTTGGAGCGGAAAAAGGCCGTTGGGCCGGGACAGTTCGCTTCTAGCGAAGATGCTGGTATTGCCTCCTCTGAAGAAGTCGTCGCGGAGGAACCCGCCCTGGAGGAAGCCGACAGCGTCCTGGAGAAGATCGTTCGGGTGGCCCGTGGCGACACGCTGATGGGAATTCTTCTGGACGCCGGCCTGGCTCGATCCGAGGCCCATGCCGCGGTTTCCGCGCTGCAGGAGGTCTATAATCCTCGCTCGCTCAGGCCCGGCCATGAACTGGTCCTGACCTTTGTTCCCGGAGCCGAGGACGAAGAGGATGATTTTTTCGCCGGGTTGCGGATGCAGGTGGACGTGGACCGCAACGTGCTGGTTCTGCGCGAGAGCGACGAAGAATTCCTGGCCAAGGAAGAGCAGTGGGAACTCCAGGTCGCTCCCTTCGCGGCCCAGGGGGAGATCACCTCCAGCCTGTACAACGCCGCCGTAGGGGCGGGCATGCCCAGCCCCGTGCTGATTCAAATGATTCGGGCTCTTTCGTTCGATGTAGACTTTCAGCGCGACATCCAACCCGGAGACCGTTTTGAGGCTCTGTTCGAGCGCGAACTGGACGAAAACGGTCAAGCGGTGCGCGAAGGTCCGCTGCTTTACGCCACGCTGGAAACCGGCGGGCGGGCCTTGCGGATTTTTCGGTATACGGCCCAGGACGGGGAGACGGACTATTTTAATGATCGCGGGCAGAGCGTTCGCAAGACCCTGATGTTGACCCCCATCGACGGAGCACGGCTCAGCTCCGGATACGGCATGCGTCGGCATCCGATTCTCGGCTACAGTCGGATGCATCAAGGTCTGGACTTCGCCGCGCCCACCGGGACCCCGATCATGGCCGCCGGAGACGGCGTGGTCACCCATGCCGGACGCAAGGGCAACTATGGGATCACCGTGGAACTCCGGCATCCCAATGAATACACGACGCTGTATGCGCACATGAGCCGCTTGGGACGCGGGATCAGTCGCGGCACTCGCGTTAAGCAAGGCCAGGTGATCGGCTACGTCGGCACCACGGGCATGTCCACCGGGCCGCACCTGCATTACGAAGTTCACCTTCGCGGCCAGCATGTGAATCCCGCTTCTGTGGATTCGCCTCCTGGACGAACTTTGGAAGGCCAGGATCTGGCACTGTTCAAGACCATGACCGAACAGGTCCAGGCCCAGTACGCAGCCTTGGCCGGCAAAGTCGTGGCCGATGCGGTCCAGCCCGACGCGTCGTCTCGGGTGGAGTGAAGGGAGCGAAAGAGCGCTTGGGGACTCCGGTACGGTTCTGAGAGATTCCAAAAAAACAAAAGGCCCGCTCTATGCGGGCCTTTTGTTTTTCTATAGCGTTTGGCGGTAGGTAATGGATTGGCGCAAGGTTTCCTTGTCGATGAACTTCAAGTCCGTGCCCAGTGGGATGCCCTGGGCCAAGCGGGTCACCTGAACGCCGGGAAAGTCTCGTTCAACGAGGTTTTTGACGTAGGAACCCGTGGATTCGGATTCCAGGGTCGTGCCCAGGGCCAGGATCAGTTCCCGAACTTGATTCTCGGACAATCGTTCGCGGAGGCGACCCATTTCCAGGCTTTCCGGCTTCACGCCGTCCAAGGGCGACAAGAGCCCTCCCAGGACGAGGTACTTGCCTCGATACCCACCGGACTGCTCCATTATCAGCATGGAATCCCACTCGGCCACAAGGCAGAGCTGCTCGGAGGACCGGCCGGGGTCGGAACAGATCGAACAGGGGTCCTGGTCCGAAATACCGGCACAGGAGCCGCACAAGCAGAGCTTGTCCCGCAACTCCAGAATGCTCCGGCCTAGGTCGGCTGTTCGTTCCTTAGGCCATTTCAGCAAGATCAGAGCCACCCTGAGCGCTGATTTCGGACCGAGTCCCGGCAACGCGGCCAACTGGCCCACCACTTCCCGCAAGGTCTGGGGCAACTCCCGCACGTCGGGATTTCCCTAGAACATTCCGGGGATCTTGATTCCGCCGGTCACCTGGGCCATCTCGTCCTTCATCATGTCGCCGGCCTTTTTCATGGCCTCGTTCACCGCGGCCAGAACCAGGTCCTGCAACATGTCCACGTCCTCGGGGTTGACCACGGCCGGGTCGATCTTGATGGCCAGGATTTCCTGAGCCCCGTTGGCCGTGACCGTGACCATTCCGCCGCCGGCGGCCGCCTCGACGGTCCTGCGGCCCACTTCCTCTTGCAGTTTGGAGATTTTGTTCTGCATCACCTGCGCCTGGCGGACCAGGTCGCCCATTCCTTTCATCATGATGAAACGCTCCTTCAGGGGTTGCTTCCGAGGCTCTTCGCTGATTCAAAAACGGCGCGGTCCAACGACTTTTCACGCAGTCTCGGAAGAAGGGTTAATGAGTTTGTCGTGGTTCCACGGAAAACACTTTTGCCTTGAATTGTTCGACGAATTCGGCCACCAACGGATGCTTGTCCGGAGCAGGCGCTGGTGTGGACGACGAGCCCTGACTTTGACCGCCATTTTGCGGCGGGACGAGCTCCACCTGGATGGGGCGTCCGAAATACTCCTGGGCCACATCTTCCAGAATACGAAGCTTATTGGGGTCGCTGAGCATGTCGTACTGGATACTGTGTCGGCAGTGCAGC comes from Desulfonatronum thiodismutans and encodes:
- the rfaE2 gene encoding D-glycero-beta-D-manno-heptose 1-phosphate adenylyltransferase, which gives rise to MAPSKLTHPKIQSLDAFCGRERAHPRPLVFTNGCFDILHAGHVHLLRRARAHGDMLVVGLNSDASITRLKGSSRPITPLEQRSYVLAGLECVDAVVAFEEDTPLELIKAIQPDVLIKGGDWAKDRIVGAIEVASWGGEVFSLDLLPGFSTTAIVERILRLPPPAS
- a CDS encoding redox-sensing transcriptional repressor Rex — translated: MKSKHIPRATIQRLAVYLQVLEALNDEEIEVVSSEALARACDVNPSQIRKDLAYFGEFGVRGVGYYVAKLIQSIKVSLGTDRIWRTALIGVGNLGRSLLRYKGFPKRGFQVVAAFDCDPFKIGETIAGLEVMCPRRMKENVKDMRIEIGIITTPTDRAQRAANYLVESDIHCILNFSAARIHVPDHVFVEYVDFFHHLYALTFKLNTSAVQRFESFSKN
- the atpE gene encoding ATP synthase F0 subunit C encodes the protein MRKLFLIALNTVALMGLASVAFAADVDPGTISMIAIATALGMGIAAFGCGIGQGLGLKAACEGTARNPEASGKITVTLLLGMAFIESLAIYALVVNLILLFANPFVG
- the atpB gene encoding F0F1 ATP synthase subunit A → MAGDIQYVLILKEGLDAVGINFPKEYIHIVYSWVIIAALIFLGWLATRRLTLVPGKSQNVWEALIGGMEDFVVQNMGEAGRKVFPVLFTLFIYILFCNLSGLIPGADAPTANINTNVGMAIFVFLYYNYWGFKLHGLHYIKHFTGPFWWLAPLMLPIELISHLARPLSLTLRLFGNIRGEEIVIALMFFLAPILGSLPIFMLFVLMKSMQAFIFFMLSLMYLKGAFEEAH
- a CDS encoding ATP synthase subunit I, producing the protein MRPLDRTNLRIEVFLRRNGFYLDDVRILVRNQLYFLFLGCSLMAFSGLAPWALAFGAGCVLSTMNFWMLAKGLQSIVHHPDGAVAVSLIRFYGRLALSGIALFGLIIWAGLPLTALIAGLSTVVVNILFWGVFRFHRQKVKEA
- a CDS encoding AtpZ/AtpI family protein, whose product is MLFRSKSKYKDLMQPFSQAGLLGIHLVASTFVGALIGWYLDKWLDTKPTLFLLFLVFGIIAGFKNMYMETRKIQRELDKQDAAARQNKPQD
- a CDS encoding Lon protease family protein: MSISTPLPSQSLRARLDPEHIGFADSTEIPCADLAPPMQPRALHALELGLNIPKKEYNIFVVGEPQLGRTYLVQNYLTPRAAQRPTPPDWVYVFNFEDPDRPLAISLAPGAAKAFKTELAAVVHRIRDEVPNRFTQDQYLRQKEKLVRQFQNSKEELILQMEEQADGHGFNLSFDEQGNVNLFPVVDGKVLNSGDVEKLEPGVRLKLRNEGDQTLDAMLGLLRQINAREQDLRDAERNLERDVLEQVLVEALEPFIVQHAEHERLHAFLSALRGDLLDNLDQFKPKEPVAPGGGPEAMASNEGFFDRYMVNLFVDHSRLDGAPIIIEDNPTFFNLLGCIEREAEWGALFTDFSLLKPGALHRANGGFLVLHIEDVLQHPQAWEGLLRALRSMQIRIEDPGDHHETIRTKTITPEPIALDVKVILVGTDEAYDLLLAYDDRFPKLFKIKGQIQDTVTRDADSIHKYVQTMGRMIREDELLPFDREALAWLVDFASRLAEDQKKLSLRLPIVRELMIEASAMGTMRQAPMVDRRTLEEAWEARNYRANLYEEEFLSEYDRQLIKVATTGSAVGQANGLSVSFLGDYEMGLPHQISCSVGVGHGGIIDLEREAELGGPIHTKGMMILKSYLLKLFAQNKPVVLTASLCFEQSYAQVDGDSASGAELAALISALSGRPNNLALAFTGAVSQSGAIMAVGGVTRKVEGFFEVCRRRGLTGSQGVILPEDNVVHLMLKQDVIQAVEEGRFHIYPVCCIEEALEILTGLPAGRRLKNGSFSAGSLYRFADDRLKELEELATRDSSSRKPRRASAKTKKPAATASLSKAKVRRPRG
- a CDS encoding TIGR04283 family arsenosugar biosynthesis glycosyltransferase; protein product: MGVRLSVIIPVFREERGITALVDHLATHALKEIAEILVVDGDSERRTLAVLDGRDVVRIGSGAGRARQMNAGAAQAHGDVLLFLHADTRLPTGADTLIFQALADPRAVGGAFRLAVDSPRSALRLIAAAANLRTWLTRVPYGDQAIFLRRATFEKLGGYADIPLMEDLELMRRVRRKGWPVVLLREAAFTSARRWEQEGVWRCTLRNWGVRLLYHLGVCPGRLRQFYPIAESVDSDTHPSPTGGDRSDSTAA